Proteins from one Desulfonema limicola genomic window:
- a CDS encoding putative transposase, with translation MQEELFPGTSQKKDNNIKIIGANLSLVFNRKDKNLVILKNRDEIVKKVDLSDKTAKKVFVVETVELGASKSKLADAINISRQTIDNYIECKKRFGTEGLLGGYNPDMGKNLAEHRKLNQAKRIQGNKAVILADERKAKRINNLKKQTELDFEFGEKTVPKSEQPFNTLHDWKFTRFAGIFPYLIVLIANNQWLKLIMGFFGSAFKIFLVFLLMAARNIKSIEQLKNVYQKEAGLILGLNTLPHVKGIWQWFYAACDLRRSRSICKSFFKQQILCGIVSAWIWLTDGHLLPYTGKNKVHYSFNTQRKMVVPGQTNMVTCDMSGRIVDFQIQEGKGDLKAHIVDLKKEWEQELTEIPFMVFDREGYGGQFFNNLIENEIPFVCWDKNVDSKKLKELDDADFNESFEMNNKEYGIFEGEKKFTIDQNGEKQTFTLRKIYLWNKTSNRRTCGLAWDAGRPTSTLQCAQAILSRWGASENTFKHLQDKHPFHYHPGFKTVDSEKQLITNPDIKVFEKEIKSVRKTLAKKYKKNSKTREVLNKDGSRREKSLKIRLETEINRLEEELKELLNDKKNLPEKVDASTLENYKSFKKIDNEGKNLFDFVTASVWNSRKEMTDWLLRYYPNENEYVDLFYAITQCHGWIKSEADRVVVRLEPLQQPIRRKAQEQLCKKLTALNACLPTGKILQIEVGPSPIKS, from the coding sequence ATGCAAGAAGAACTTTTTCCCGGAACGTCACAGAAAAAAGATAATAACATCAAAATAATTGGTGCAAATTTGTCTTTGGTTTTCAACAGAAAAGACAAGAACCTGGTAATTTTAAAAAATCGTGATGAAATTGTAAAAAAGGTCGATCTTTCTGACAAGACCGCAAAAAAAGTTTTTGTTGTTGAAACAGTTGAATTGGGCGCCTCTAAATCTAAACTGGCTGATGCTATCAATATCAGCAGACAAACGATAGACAATTACATAGAGTGCAAAAAAAGATTTGGAACAGAAGGGCTGTTAGGGGGTTACAATCCTGATATGGGTAAAAATCTTGCGGAACATCGCAAGCTTAATCAAGCCAAACGCATACAGGGTAATAAGGCTGTCATACTTGCTGACGAAAGAAAAGCCAAACGGATTAATAACCTGAAAAAACAAACGGAACTTGATTTTGAATTTGGCGAAAAAACAGTTCCAAAGAGCGAGCAGCCCTTTAACACCCTTCATGATTGGAAGTTCACTCGCTTTGCAGGGATATTTCCATATCTAATTGTATTGATAGCTAATAATCAATGGTTAAAACTGATAATGGGATTCTTTGGGTCTGCCTTTAAAATATTTTTAGTTTTCTTATTGATGGCTGCCCGCAATATCAAATCCATAGAGCAATTGAAAAATGTTTACCAAAAAGAAGCCGGACTTATCCTGGGCCTTAATACATTGCCTCATGTAAAGGGTATATGGCAATGGTTCTATGCAGCTTGTGATCTGCGACGATCAAGGTCTATTTGTAAGTCATTTTTCAAGCAGCAGATCCTTTGCGGAATAGTCAGTGCCTGGATATGGTTGACAGATGGACATCTGCTTCCATACACCGGGAAAAATAAGGTTCATTACAGCTTTAATACACAGCGGAAAATGGTGGTGCCCGGACAAACAAACATGGTAACATGTGATATGAGCGGCCGCATTGTTGATTTTCAGATTCAGGAAGGAAAAGGTGACCTTAAAGCGCATATTGTTGACCTTAAAAAAGAATGGGAGCAGGAACTGACGGAGATTCCTTTTATGGTATTTGACCGGGAGGGGTATGGCGGCCAATTTTTCAACAATCTTATTGAAAATGAGATTCCTTTTGTCTGCTGGGATAAAAATGTTGATTCAAAAAAACTCAAAGAATTAGATGATGCTGATTTTAATGAATCATTTGAGATGAACAACAAAGAATACGGCATTTTCGAGGGGGAGAAAAAGTTTACCATAGATCAAAATGGCGAAAAGCAGACTTTTACTCTCAGAAAAATATATCTTTGGAACAAGACCAGTAACCGTCGAACATGCGGCCTTGCATGGGATGCAGGCAGGCCCACATCTACACTTCAATGTGCACAAGCTATATTGAGCCGGTGGGGTGCCTCGGAAAATACATTTAAACACCTTCAGGACAAGCATCCTTTTCATTACCATCCTGGATTTAAAACAGTGGATAGCGAGAAACAGCTTATCACAAATCCTGATATTAAGGTCTTTGAAAAAGAAATAAAGTCGGTACGTAAAACGCTTGCTAAAAAGTATAAGAAAAATTCAAAAACCAGGGAAGTTTTAAATAAAGATGGGTCAAGGCGCGAAAAAAGTCTGAAGATCCGCCTGGAAACTGAGATCAACCGGTTAGAAGAAGAACTCAAAGAACTTCTCAATGACAAAAAAAACCTGCCTGAAAAGGTTGACGCTTCTACTCTTGAAAATTATAAATCCTTCAAGAAAATTGATAATGAGGGGAAAAATCTATTTGATTTTGTTACCGCTTCAGTATGGAATTCGCGCAAAGAAATGACTGATTGGTTATTGCGTTATTATCCGAATGAGAATGAATATGTGGACTTGTTTTATGCCATAACTCAGTGTCATGGATGGATCAAATCTGAAGCAGACAGAGTTGTTGTCCGATTGGAGCCTTTGCAGCAACCGATTCGCAGAAAAGCGCAGGAGCAGCTTTGTAAAAAGTTGACTGCATTAAACGCTTGTCTTCCGACTGGGAAAATATTACAAATTGAAGTTGGTCCGTCGCCTATTAAAAGTTAA
- a CDS encoding DUF4388 domain-containing protein: MSKLNKTIKDIYGDTLLDGARTQSRFAEAYRTLRTNIHFSVMGKSPKSILITSAAQSEGKTVTVSNLAYNVAQTGKKILVVDADLRKPMLTKIFNARKSAGLTGVLSEVFNSDVKSGSLDDYTIHDLFRLLSLQKRTGLLHLSSEKEIVELRFIEGRLIDIEWKTRPEERKLANVLVENEVLPLEHAKVALMRCKDTGQKLGDVLLYMGLIKEDDLKGPLNIHAMESFQAMSNMKTGNFYFSEQPKSQYVPTAFDFVDIEKMYMQIMGKNEVFNYIKTRINSIIVSTEISGLFILPSGLIPLNPGELLGSERMAFLVSWLAKEFDFVIFDTPPILPASDALLLAPQTDGVAIVVKAGFLRRNMNRRAVEHLRRTGANLLGVILNGVDVKREGYYKYYQKYYANYYSETKQ, encoded by the coding sequence ATGTCAAAACTAAATAAAACAATAAAAGATATATATGGGGATACACTCCTGGACGGAGCAAGAACCCAGTCCCGTTTTGCAGAAGCATACAGGACATTAAGAACCAATATTCACTTTTCAGTAATGGGAAAATCACCAAAATCCATTCTTATCACCAGTGCAGCCCAGTCAGAAGGCAAAACTGTTACTGTATCAAACCTGGCTTATAATGTAGCTCAGACAGGAAAAAAGATTTTAGTTGTTGATGCAGACCTGCGCAAACCCATGCTGACCAAAATATTTAATGCCAGAAAATCTGCGGGACTTACCGGGGTTTTATCAGAGGTGTTTAACTCAGACGTAAAAAGCGGGTCTCTTGATGACTATACAATCCACGATCTTTTCAGGCTTTTATCTCTTCAAAAAAGAACCGGTCTGCTTCATCTCAGCAGTGAAAAAGAAATTGTGGAACTTAGATTTATTGAAGGCAGGCTTATAGATATTGAATGGAAAACCAGGCCTGAAGAAAGAAAACTGGCAAATGTTCTTGTAGAAAATGAAGTTTTGCCTTTGGAACATGCAAAGGTTGCATTAATGCGCTGTAAAGATACAGGACAGAAACTGGGGGATGTTCTTCTTTATATGGGATTAATTAAAGAAGATGATCTTAAAGGTCCTCTAAATATCCATGCTATGGAAAGCTTTCAGGCCATGTCTAATATGAAAACCGGAAATTTCTATTTTAGTGAACAGCCAAAATCCCAGTATGTTCCAACTGCTTTTGATTTTGTTGATATTGAGAAGATGTATATGCAGATTATGGGTAAAAACGAGGTTTTTAATTATATAAAGACAAGGATCAACTCTATTATTGTATCCACAGAAATATCAGGGCTTTTTATACTGCCGTCAGGACTGATACCTCTTAATCCAGGCGAGCTTCTGGGTTCTGAAAGAATGGCTTTTCTTGTCTCCTGGCTGGCAAAGGAGTTTGATTTTGTTATTTTTGATACCCCTCCGATTTTACCTGCAAGCGATGCCCTGCTCCTGGCACCCCAGACTGACGGCGTTGCCATTGTAGTAAAAGCAGGATTCCTGCGCCGTAACATGAACCGCAGAGCAGTAGAGCATCTCCGAAGAACCGGGGCAAATCTTCTGGGTGTTATTTTGAATGGAGTGGATGTAAAAAGAGAAGGTTATTATAAATACTATCAAAAATATTATGCAAACTATTATAGTGAGACAAAACAATAA
- a CDS encoding O-antigen ligase family protein, whose protein sequence is MQKCYLFRGLIVLFYLVIHTIRTRSELRQIVYVILGVGTFLSVFGLMKQSGFNPFPWWEYTDIGQNISRLSSVYGNPDHLAGYMEMAVPAGLGFLMTGIKDGKRLLLVFAVLLMITALIFSMSRGGWIGLLLGLFFMAVALMQSQYFKYKKIAAGFTVCILISVFIIISSTDVVMRIKTFEQGEDVVESRVSVWKGIMDMIPDYAVIGSGPGSFAFVFTQYQPPGLRAYYTMAHNDYLHFTSEIGLGFIIVTAWIMLMFYWKGVIKMRNKSRLVRGITLGGMAGVTAILVHSAGDFNLHIPANALLFTILASMTAAPKPENLLHSLH, encoded by the coding sequence ATGCAAAAGTGCTATTTATTCCGAGGTCTGATTGTATTGTTTTACCTGGTGATTCATACAATTCGTACCAGGTCTGAACTTAGGCAGATTGTTTATGTGATCTTAGGCGTTGGAACATTTCTTTCCGTGTTTGGCCTGATGAAGCAGTCAGGTTTTAATCCCTTCCCCTGGTGGGAATATACGGATATTGGTCAAAATATTAGTCGTTTATCTTCTGTTTACGGCAATCCTGACCATCTGGCAGGATATATGGAAATGGCAGTCCCAGCAGGTCTTGGATTTTTAATGACCGGGATTAAGGACGGCAAGCGACTGCTTCTTGTTTTTGCAGTATTGCTGATGATAACAGCTTTAATCTTTTCCATGTCGCGGGGAGGCTGGATCGGGCTTCTGCTTGGGCTTTTTTTTATGGCGGTTGCTTTAATGCAGAGCCAGTATTTTAAATATAAGAAAATTGCAGCAGGATTTACTGTATGTATTCTTATCAGTGTTTTTATTATCATCTCCAGTACTGATGTTGTCATGAGAATCAAGACCTTTGAACAGGGTGAGGATGTGGTTGAGAGTCGTGTAAGCGTGTGGAAAGGTATTATGGATATGATTCCAGATTATGCTGTTATTGGTTCAGGCCCTGGAAGCTTTGCATTTGTATTTACTCAATATCAGCCCCCTGGACTAAGAGCTTATTATACAATGGCGCATAATGATTACCTGCATTTTACTTCTGAAATCGGACTTGGCTTTATTATCGTTACAGCCTGGATTATGCTGATGTTTTACTGGAAGGGTGTTATAAAGATGCGAAATAAAAGCAGGCTGGTGCGGGGAATTACCCTGGGGGGTATGGCTGGTGTTACAGCGATCCTGGTTCACAGCGCGGGGGATTTTAATCTGCATATCCCGGCTAATGCTTTGCTTTTTACAATTCTTGCATCAATGACTGCCGCACCAAAGCCTGAAAACTTGTTGCACTCATTGCATTAA